In the Hemitrygon akajei chromosome 7, sHemAka1.3, whole genome shotgun sequence genome, one interval contains:
- the LOC140729949 gene encoding uncharacterized protein isoform X3, whose amino-acid sequence MTYEKFEGINNHLEYYSADVPVLIQSPSIQRVTEGHMAWLWCTMSKARLEGTDVHWYRKLPGQDMEWVLTHRAGGSPEWGRGFTGRFLPYRDTSNSSFTLTVTDVVHSDSAVYYCRVWGDIDGNGTQLIVTKMSRAPSYLAWLIVAVVLGVLAVTGGIFLIGCRAFRNHPSHPPTATDHRSPEAVYENVSMASGVPGSGGQQVKSNSTYMAVQRPTQPIYGNLQADIKPPSTS is encoded by the exons ATGAcctatgaaaaatttgaaggtatcaacaatcacctTGAATATTACA GTGCAGACGTTCCTGTCCTTATCCAGTCCCCGAGCATACAGCGTGTCACTGAGGGTCACATGGCGTGGTTATGGTGTACCATGAGCAAAGCCAGGCTGGAAGGCACCGACGTCCACTGGTATCGGAAACTACCTGGGCAGGACATGGAGTGGGTTCTAACACACAGGGCAGGAGGCAGCCCAGAGTGGGGACGGGGTTTCACTGGGAGGTTCCTGCCCTACAGAGACACGTCCAACAGCAGCTTCACCCTGACAGTCACAGACGTGGTGCACAGTGATTCTGCTGTCTATTACTGTAGAGTGTGGGGAGACATCGATGGGAACGGCACCCAGCTCATCGTAACCA AGATGTCCCGAGCCCCATCGTACCTGGCCTGGCTCATTGTGGCTGTCGTGCTGGGAGTTCTCGCTGTCACTGGAGGCATTTTCCTCATCGGATGCAGAGCGTTTAGAAACCACCCGTCCC ACCCACCCACAGCAACTGATCACCGGAGCCCAGAGGCAGTTTATGAAAATGTTTCCATGGCCagtggggtccca GGTTCAGGAGGTCAGCAGGTCAAATCAAACAGCACCTACATG GCTGTGCAACGTCCCACTCAGCCCATCTATGGTAATCTCCAAG CTGACATTAAACCACCATCTACCAGCTGA
- the LOC140729949 gene encoding uncharacterized protein isoform X2, which yields MTYEKFEGINNHLEYYSADVPVLIQSPSIQRVTEGHMAWLWCTMSKARLEGTDVHWYRKLPGQDMEWVLTHRAGGSPEWGRGFTGRFLPYRDTSNSSFTLTVTDVVHSDSAVYYCRVWGDIDGNGTQLIVTKMSRAPSYLAWLIVAVVLGVLAVTGGIFLIGCRAFRNHPSHPPTATDHRSPEAVYENVSMASGVPVSSDAFLREVGLCGDRSGFRRSAGQIKQHLHGCATSHSAHLW from the exons ATGAcctatgaaaaatttgaaggtatcaacaatcacctTGAATATTACA GTGCAGACGTTCCTGTCCTTATCCAGTCCCCGAGCATACAGCGTGTCACTGAGGGTCACATGGCGTGGTTATGGTGTACCATGAGCAAAGCCAGGCTGGAAGGCACCGACGTCCACTGGTATCGGAAACTACCTGGGCAGGACATGGAGTGGGTTCTAACACACAGGGCAGGAGGCAGCCCAGAGTGGGGACGGGGTTTCACTGGGAGGTTCCTGCCCTACAGAGACACGTCCAACAGCAGCTTCACCCTGACAGTCACAGACGTGGTGCACAGTGATTCTGCTGTCTATTACTGTAGAGTGTGGGGAGACATCGATGGGAACGGCACCCAGCTCATCGTAACCA AGATGTCCCGAGCCCCATCGTACCTGGCCTGGCTCATTGTGGCTGTCGTGCTGGGAGTTCTCGCTGTCACTGGAGGCATTTTCCTCATCGGATGCAGAGCGTTTAGAAACCACCCGTCCC ACCCACCCACAGCAACTGATCACCGGAGCCCAGAGGCAGTTTATGAAAATGTTTCCATGGCCagtggggtcccagtgagttctGATGCTTTTCTCAGAGAAGTAGGATTGTGTGGGGATCGCTCTG GGTTCAGGAGGTCAGCAGGTCAAATCAAACAGCACCTACATG GCTGTGCAACGTCCCACTCAGCCCATCTATGGTAA
- the LOC140729949 gene encoding uncharacterized protein isoform X1, translated as MTYEKFEGINNHLEYYSADVPVLIQSPSIQRVTEGHMAWLWCTMSKARLEGTDVHWYRKLPGQDMEWVLTHRAGGSPEWGRGFTGRFLPYRDTSNSSFTLTVTDVVHSDSAVYYCRVWGDIDGNGTQLIVTKMSRAPSYLAWLIVAVVLGVLAVTGGIFLIGCRAFRNHPSHPPTATDHRSPEAVYENVSMASGVPVSSDAFLREVGLCGDRSGFRRSAGQIKQHLHGKEGHLWNIETFPTAWAVKLLFTPFLCSLLGCATSHSAHLW; from the exons ATGAcctatgaaaaatttgaaggtatcaacaatcacctTGAATATTACA GTGCAGACGTTCCTGTCCTTATCCAGTCCCCGAGCATACAGCGTGTCACTGAGGGTCACATGGCGTGGTTATGGTGTACCATGAGCAAAGCCAGGCTGGAAGGCACCGACGTCCACTGGTATCGGAAACTACCTGGGCAGGACATGGAGTGGGTTCTAACACACAGGGCAGGAGGCAGCCCAGAGTGGGGACGGGGTTTCACTGGGAGGTTCCTGCCCTACAGAGACACGTCCAACAGCAGCTTCACCCTGACAGTCACAGACGTGGTGCACAGTGATTCTGCTGTCTATTACTGTAGAGTGTGGGGAGACATCGATGGGAACGGCACCCAGCTCATCGTAACCA AGATGTCCCGAGCCCCATCGTACCTGGCCTGGCTCATTGTGGCTGTCGTGCTGGGAGTTCTCGCTGTCACTGGAGGCATTTTCCTCATCGGATGCAGAGCGTTTAGAAACCACCCGTCCC ACCCACCCACAGCAACTGATCACCGGAGCCCAGAGGCAGTTTATGAAAATGTTTCCATGGCCagtggggtcccagtgagttctGATGCTTTTCTCAGAGAAGTAGGATTGTGTGGGGATCGCTCTG GGTTCAGGAGGTCAGCAGGTCAAATCAAACAGCACCTACATGGTAAGGAAGGTCACCTCTGGAACattgaaacttttcccacagcatgGGCTGTCAAGCTGCTGTTCACACCATTTCTGTGTTCTCTACTAGGCTGTGCAACGTCCCACTCAGCCCATCTATGGTAA